The following nucleotide sequence is from Carassius gibelio isolate Cgi1373 ecotype wild population from Czech Republic chromosome A24, carGib1.2-hapl.c, whole genome shotgun sequence.
GTCCGTCTGCTAGCGATGCGTTTAGTACTCTACAATTACCTTAGAGCACTCGTAGATCCACGGTGATTATTGAGGTCTGTtgaagttaaaatgttttttggaaAGAGCCCATAATTCTAATAGAAGACAGATCCTTCTCCATAGTTTTAGTAGCCTAGCAATTGTCTTGTTTGTTTCTGGGAAACTCGGCCTTGCGCTGTAAGAGATAGGCTCTTGGGTAGACCTTCGACCTCATTTAAAATGCCTGATAGTATGGTAATTCCTACACTCAACACCAGAACTGAGCAAGTGTCTCAGTAATCAGTCAGACTCAAATGGTTGTGTACAACTGACAAGAGTTTACATAGAAGTATACCTCAAGGAGGTAGCAGGTTCATAatcaattaatattatttttatttttgttgttgttgttgttgttaaacaaCTACTACCAAATATACCAAGGATTTtatgcaactagacagatgtttaaaatataaaggtTTGGTTGTCAAAAACAGCAAAGCTCTGAATCCAGAATCCTGtaccacaaataaatgtaacaaaataagatatttcagATGAGATTATTGGTATggtaattttatttttcacaactttttaaaaagcattcatAGTGTTTCAGTCAAGGAAATCACACTGGCTGATAGTTATCAATCCTTTCCAGCAAGATCTCAGAGTAACCAGGTGAATAATACCTGTGAAAGAAGGGCCGGTCAGTGGAACAACAAAAACCATACAGATAAAGTTCATAGCATTATGAATGCACTTTGGTTGGTactgtttattattcatataaatgtGTATGAACCTGACAATCTCTTCGGGGTAGCAGCTGTTGATTGCATTGATATATTCCTGAATTGCAGAGCCAGGTTCTGCTTTGATCTCCTGTACTTTCTTCAGACCACCACTGGTGACAAACAATCGGCGTGCCTTACTGTCATGAGGAAGAACCTGTAAGATTGGTAGGAAATAGAAAAGTTTCCTGAATAGTTCTTATAATGATTAACAAATGCTGATCTCATCAAATGTGCTGATGAAAACAATAAGTTCCCGCTACCTTACTGAACTGGCAGATGACATGTTTAAGAACGTTGCTGGGAGCTTCATAGAGAAGAGGCTCCAGTGCTGGGAGATAAGTGCACTTCTGAAGGATGCTCTTCAATGCCTTCTTGGCCTTTTTGagtacataaaaacaaatgagaGAAACTGTTACAGTTACTAAACATTTGACATTAGCAAAAATCATTTTCACCACAATGAGAAACAGTACCTGCTTCAGACATTTTACATATGGGCTGTTGCTTACCTTAACCTGCAGGTCTTCAGAACTTTCAGAGTCCAAATAGAGATTTAGGAGTTTAGGGAACACGTTGGCCACAGCTATAGCTTTtgcatgctcaggtgtgtgtcTGCCAATCTGGCCAAATGCCCAAGCTGTGGCTGCTTTGATGTGATCTTCTTGCTCTTCCTCCAGACAGATAGCCAACTGCGGAACTCCCTACAGGAGTGGAAACAAATATGGAATAtggtaataaaatacaataatcaaATATGATTCAAATCAGTATTATGAGAgaagtacactactgttcaaaagtctgggtttggtaaatatatttattatttattttattttattttattaagtttcttatgctcgccaagggtgcatatatttgtaaataataaaaaatggtctattttaatatttacaaaaatgaaatgtattcctgtgatgccaaagtaacattttcagcatcattactccagtcttcagtgtcacatgattagaaatcattctatgctgatgtgaggctcaagaaacatttcttcaattattattaaagctaaaatgattgtgctgcttaatatttatatgaaaaccATGAcactttttcaggattatttgatgattagaaaacagaatttatttgaaaaatatatttttaacatcatTACTGTCACTTTGAATCAACTGAATGTATCAGATGAATGTAAAGGTATACATTTCTGCTTAAAAAATCAtcctgaccccaaacctttaaatggtactgtacATATGTAGTCAAAATCTACATGAAGTCAAGGTTTAAGAAAAGATGCTATAACAGACTTTAGATACGATCACAGCCATGGCTAGGTTCTCGGAGTGTGTAGCCACATAGCCCAGCATCATGATCCCCGGCAGGCGTACATTCCCTCTGGAGTCCCCGAGGTAGTCAATCACAGCTGCTACGCCCCCCACATTCACTATCATCTGGGAGAGCTGAGTAGGAAACACACAATGCAAACAAGCAAACACGTAAGCCAGTGTGACATTATGATAAACAATAAGTGATGCAGACCAGAAAAGCAAAACAGTTTTGGGCAGGTGAAAAAAATGGGTGATGTATTGTCGTTTCCAATTGTCTGTTTCCTGTGTTGCACTGGTGATAAATAACAGACCCACATTCTCCATGTTTTACAGACTAGCTGCCTCACACCATGTTATTTAAACAGGGGGTGTCAAAGAGCTGACAAAGTGGAGATTCCAGACTTACCCAAGCATCTTGAAATCATTTAGTGGCTATGTTATGTATGTGGTAGGTACCTCGGGGGTGTGTTTTGTGATTTCCCGAATAAGAGTGGCGACATTCTTCCGAACATATTCATCCGGGTCCTTTAGGCAAACCAGTGCGGCAGGGAATATTTCAGCCTCCACCACCATCTCAGCTACGTCTACGGAGTGCTTGGCGATTTGGCTTAGAGCTGAAAAAACCTGCCTCTGTAAAGAGGAGAATCAGATTAAGTCTGCATGTCATTGATTACAATATCTGTAGGCTGCGTCACCTTCAATTTGGCATCTGGGTTAAGGATCATCTGTGCTAGGTGGGCGATCGCCCCTGTGTCCACCACGGTTTGAGCCAGCTCTGGGGAGTGTTTGGCTATGTCGCTTAGAGCGGAAGCAGCAACCCTCTTCAGGGCAATTTCAGGCTCCTGCATGCATAACACGAGCAGAGGCACAACTCCAGCATCAACCACTGCCTGAGACAGCTCTGCACAGCAGGAGAGGAAATGAACGAAAGGAACATTAACGAATTTAGAGAAAGCATTATAAAACGACAGCTTTATGCAAACTTACGTGCATTATGTCTGGCAATGTAGCATATTGCCCATGCAGCAGCCTCTTTGACCCCAGGATCAAACTCCTCCAGGGAGATGACGAGAGCGTCCAGTGCTCCACAGTCCACCACGGCCTGGGCCAGTTCAGGGGAGTGCTTAGCAACAGCCCGAAGCACGAATGCGGCAGCTTTCTTATAGAAACGCTGTGTCTTTCATATCCCAGCAATCCAGAGGGAAAAGGACAAAGCAATTGACCAATAAATACACTCGAATGTTCATGAATCACCAGCAAATCTGcctttaataaacaattattaatatatcacATTCTATATCCTTCAGTTACATCAAAGGACCTTCTATGGAAAGTGTTTTATACATATGATGAGGCTTCTCTGACAGTGAATAGCATTCTAACAATGAGTTTTCGGACAGAGGAGAACTGGACCCTGAaggagcctggtttctccaaagttttttttttgtttttttaattccatTTCTGCCACCTGATGGAGTTAGTGTTTTGTCTTGCTACTGTTGTCTTTGGCTTGATTATCTGGGGTCTAAAAGACATCCGTTTGACAGCACTGACACTGTCGTATAAGCACAAAAATAACTTGAACTGAACTTtgttgaataatgacactatcAAAGTGTTCATAATTCATGAATTATTCTGTTATTGAACTGAAATGAAACTGAATAACCACATTATTGTCTTCTTATCACTGAATTGTACTTGTTTCATAACGAATGAACTTATTCCAGTTAACTAAACCAACACAGAACCAACACTTTTGTCTTGCTACAACTGCTTTATAGCAAACTTAGATTTGCCTTATTTGCATCCattctgttattttcctgtttaatactgtgaAGCGACCTTGAAACAATCTCTTTTGTAttaaagtgctataaaaataaattgatggCAAAAGAAAGATGTGGTCTGATATCTGGACAAGTTGTACTACCATGAACGTAAAACCTTCCTGATgacacaaaatgtaaattttcagtACCTGTTAATAGTAATAAGTACAGTTGCTGTTTAAAGTCATagaattaaaaccaaaaaaacaacaacagttttttcttattctttaaatgttttgtgagaaGTATAATGACAAACAGCTCAAAAATATGGAAATTATATAAGCACGGATTGCTTGGCTGACAGTGTCAGTAGTCAGTAGTACGAATATTTGTATTGTGAAAAAGCTCATTTAAGCATGAAGGTTCGACACTTTAACACAAACCTATTCATTCAAATTATAGAGGCTCAGCTAAAGAAACTCACGTTTTGCTCAGCCAGGGAGAACACAAGCTGAGGAAGAATGTCTCCCTTTACTACAGCCTCAGCCAGGTCATCGTTGTAGTTGGCAAGCCTTCCGAGAGCCAGAGCTGCTGTCTGCTGAATAGTTGGGACTGCATCCAAAAGGAGAGGCCTCAAAAGGGACATTACACCTAAGCCAAAGAGAGTGAGCACATTTGTGCCGGGAAGAAAACAGGAGTGGAAAGACACTTGAGAGCAGATGAGGGGAGGATATACTTTCAAAGGTtcaaatcatataataaaatatatctcAATAAAATGTTCTTGTAATCTCCAAAAGAGATCAGGTTAAGCATGAGCATGTGTAGGCTATTCCTGATTTATgaatactaattaaaaatgttaacttGTTAacttattttgaaagaaatgttgTCTGGGAACATTCATTGTACTGTGTTCGGGAGAAAATGAAAGATTTTGATTCAGATCCTTGCACAAAGAAACATTTGCTATGACTTCTTTTCCCCACATTGGTCCTGAGTTTTCAAAgggtttaaataaaaatgcttctACTCTACATAGTAGGCAAGGATAAAGCAATCAATCAATCCATTTTGAATTTAGATGAATTTTGTTAAGATTGGAGTTGTAAATAatgtacaattatatatttaaatgattaaattcgAAATAGTATAAGTATATAGATACAAGCAAATGCCATAACAAACATGCAGAAACCTCCATTAATCAAATTTTATAAACTCACCAGCATTTTGAAGTGTTTCAGTATTTTGTGGTCTTGCTGCAAGATCTGCTACAGTTTGCACAAACTGTGTTCTTGCCTTCTGGTATTGCTCAAacactgcataataataataataataataataataataataataataataataataataatagtaacgttattagtaatagaaataaattcaatttaaatcaaTTATGTCAAAAAACTGCAAAAGTAAGAAAAGTAAGTCACCACAAGCAGTTTTAATTCGTTTTTAATTTTTAACGTAACAGGCTACCTTAACGGATCTTACTTTCTCACCTTGCAAAATCTGTCGTTGACTCATAGTAATAGGAGTAACCCAAATTGGAGCAAAAACGACAAAAGCAGCGTGAatgcggcaaaaaaaaaaagtacgtttAAGCTTCCATTAAGAAACAGCGTTTGTTGTGACTTTGAGTTTAGAGGAGGCGTGCAACTGTTGTCTTGGCAACAAACCGGAAGTGATAGGCACTGCGTTCGGTCGGTGCGTTTGTTGTCAATGCTTATCTAATGTTTCGTGCTGAAACACATATATGTTCAAATCAGGACCAGTATCGCATGCAGTTTATGCCCAGATGTAATAGCGGGGATTGGATTATTAAACAAGATTCAAAAACGGTCGATGAATGTGGGATACTGGGACAGAGAAGCTGCGAGGGCGAACAGAAGCTGCAGTCACAGATATTAACTAACTACTAGTCTTTTTCTTTCGGAAATCTTCTTTAAATAAGTTTCATAACAGCAAAGAAACTAGCTTGCATCATATAGGTAAAAATTAGTTTTTCGTTGAACAGAATACAAACTTTCCGTTGCGTGATTTACCATTTGAAAGTTGTCGCTctagtttattattgtttaatccCCATTTTTGGTTGTTGCCAAATAgttataaattcataattttctgACGGTAAACTGACATATCAAACAAACCGGTTTTTCATTAACTTTAATGCCACGTCTGCCAAAGACATAATGAGCAAGTCTTTTCAACTAATTAGTGTTTGAACACTGTTGAATTTAAATTAAGAACCTGTGGGGCTACAAAGTTTCATCATGACATCACCAGGACAGGGTGACGTGAGGTGAGATTATTACACATTTCGAAAAAGAAACATTCCCAATTTCCACCTCTAAATTCAATCCTAAATTCAGTCAACATCACTGTTATGGATTTTCTTGATTTATGTTTATTCTAGAATAATTTATggaatttataatattattaaaggtCCAACATATTTTTAGCTATTAGCTATTACTAGCTATTATCTTCCTATAACTCTgagtgggcaaaaaaaaaaaaccttgctaaaAATTCATTCGGACTATACTCATGGAAGTCCCGACACCGGCTAAATGTGCCCACTGAGATATTGCCTTTTTCTACAACATTTCTAAAGTCTTCTAAAGACCATCTCGTCGTAACAGTTTAATGCTGAAACTGTCTACTAACCTATAGTAAATCTGTAACAGATAAACTACATACCCCGTAAAAATAAAGTTGTCATTACATCAGTGTGGCTACATATCAAGTCAAACTTTCCTCGCCTCAATGAGAAAATCACCGGCAAATTCTCCGTTTCTAACGACTGACTGGGTACTTTGCACAAAAAAAGGTCTGACTGGGTACTTTGCACAGACTATAGGTTATAAACTTGTCATCTGTTTGAGATACAATTCGTCAAGTCTGTAGCACCTGCCTCACAATACCTTCTTCACAACAAATGACAACATGAGGTTAAATGTATTAGACCGTGAACAAACCAGATCAACTAGGCGACTTATCAGTTTATCGCGCAAGCATTTAATACACTGCAATCCGCGATAACGTATGTAGGCTGTCTTTAtttgtcaatataaaaaaaaactgctattcTGTACTGCACCACACTTTCATGTTTATTTCTTGAGGTTTATTCTGCTGAGAGATGAGCCAATACTGGAAAGGAAAAAGGTACCATTGAATACTAAAACGTCAACCTTTTGCACCATAATAGCCATTGtagctataaaataaatatattcggATATTGTGCAAATCCATGAAGATTTTTTGGTTTATATAGATTTCTCTCTCTTTGTAGGCTATGATTCGAAGCAGCATTGAAACGCAAGAAGGCGATTTGAaagt
It contains:
- the LOC127946040 gene encoding sperm-associated antigen 6 isoform X1; protein product: MSQRQILQVFEQYQKARTQFVQTVADLAARPQNTETLQNAGVMSLLRPLLLDAVPTIQQTAALALGRLANYNDDLAEAVVKGDILPQLVFSLAEQNTQRFYKKAAAFVLRAVAKHSPELAQAVVDCGALDALVISLEEFDPGVKEAAAWAICYIARHNAQLSQAVVDAGVVPLLVLCMQEPEIALKRVAASALSDIAKHSPELAQTVVDTGAIAHLAQMILNPDAKLKRQVFSALSQIAKHSVDVAEMVVEAEIFPAALVCLKDPDEYVRKNVATLIREITKHTPELSQMIVNVGGVAAVIDYLGDSRGNVRLPGIMMLGYVATHSENLAMAVIVSKGVPQLAICLEEEQEDHIKAATAWAFGQIGRHTPEHAKAIAVANVFPKLLNLYLDSESSEDLQVKAKKALKSILQKCTYLPALEPLLYEAPSNVLKHVICQFSKVLPHDSKARRLFVTSGGLKKVQEIKAEPGSAIQEYINAINSCYPEEIVRYYSPGYSEILLERIDNYQPV
- the LOC127946040 gene encoding sperm-associated antigen 6 isoform X2, coding for MSQRQILQVFEQYQKARTQFVQTVADLAARPQNTETLQNAGVMSLLRPLLLDAVPTIQQTAALALGRLANYNDDLAEAVVKGDILPQLVFSLAEQNRFYKKAAAFVLRAVAKHSPELAQAVVDCGALDALVISLEEFDPGVKEAAAWAICYIARHNAQLSQAVVDAGVVPLLVLCMQEPEIALKRVAASALSDIAKHSPELAQTVVDTGAIAHLAQMILNPDAKLKRQVFSALSQIAKHSVDVAEMVVEAEIFPAALVCLKDPDEYVRKNVATLIREITKHTPELSQMIVNVGGVAAVIDYLGDSRGNVRLPGIMMLGYVATHSENLAMAVIVSKGVPQLAICLEEEQEDHIKAATAWAFGQIGRHTPEHAKAIAVANVFPKLLNLYLDSESSEDLQVKAKKALKSILQKCTYLPALEPLLYEAPSNVLKHVICQFSKVLPHDSKARRLFVTSGGLKKVQEIKAEPGSAIQEYINAINSCYPEEIVRYYSPGYSEILLERIDNYQPV